From Bos indicus isolate NIAB-ARS_2022 breed Sahiwal x Tharparkar chromosome X, NIAB-ARS_B.indTharparkar_mat_pri_1.0, whole genome shotgun sequence:
CTGATGTTATTCTCATCCGGGATCACAAAAGTGATATGAGGATTTCCAATAtgcatttcaaaaaacaaaattgttACTCATAAATCTGACAAACAGCAAAGTGTGTGTGACCCATTTTACTCAAATACTTGTATCATGAACCTAAATAAACTTTCTgttgaaaaaacaaagaactaaaaccGAGGAAGAGGGTGGAGAAATCACAGGAACACAGGTTGACAGGCTTTTCTGACCACAAAGTGAAGAACGGCCTTCAGACCACACTAGGGGCGAGATGAGTGGCTGGATGCGGCCCTAGCGTGCGCACTGGCTgaagcagaagggccagcactggctgcagcagaaatgccaggcCTGGCTGAGGCAAGATACTCAGCCTgggctgcagcagaagggccatcCCAGACCGAGGCAGACATGCATGCAGTAACCCAGGCAGACATGCCAGCCATGCCCGAAGCAAAAGTGCCAGCCATGCCCGAGGCAGAAGTGCCAGCCATGCCCAAAGCAGAAGTGCCAGCCATGCCTGAGGCAGAAGTGCCAGCCATGCCCAAAGCAGAAGTGCCAGCCATGCCCGAGGCAGAAGTGCCAGCCATGCCCAGGGCAGAAGTGGCAGCCATGCCCGAGGCAGAAGTGCCAGCCATGCCCGAGGCAGAAGTGCCAGCCATGCCCGAGGCAGAAGTGCCAACCCTGGCTGCAGCTCTGGCCCCAGTGCTCTCTACTTCCTGTCTGAAAGACTCCTCATACTGCGCCAGGCAGGCATCAGGGACTGTATCATTGACCTTGGCCAAAAACTCCATGACTTTATTCTTGTTGGTTTCTGTAAGCGCTTTAGGACCCCAGAGGAACTCATAGCGAGGGGGATTGCTGCCAGGCACCTGGCGGTACTCCAGGTACTCTTCCTGCACCAGATCTTCTGTGATGAGCTTCCTGGTGTCTCCAAAGATGAAGTGCCTTCTTCCATCATAGATGCCCAGAATattcaggaacttccagatgtgctcCTCAGAGATACGGGGGCCATTCAGGTAGATGAAACTCAGCAGAGGCATTAGAAGACCATTCTTAGGCAGCCCCAAGTCACCTCTCATAGACTCACTGTCGCTGAAATCTAGGTTGCTCACCAGGGTATAGCAGTGACTGTTGGGTCTGACTTCCTTCAGCACCAGGCCAAACACAATCTCCATGTGCTCAGAGGCCCTGCTGAGGATCTCTGGGAATTGCTTCATGTACCTTCTACCAATTGCCTTCAGCATTTCAGACCTCTTAATGAGCTCCCTCATCTTATACTTATACAGCATGTGCTGCACCAACATCTGTGCCTTCTTGGTCAGAAGATCTCTGTGAGAGCTtgcagcagcagctgaggcctGGGAGGAATTTTCACGTTCCTGAACTTGGCCCCTGGCACCTACACCAGATCTCGAGCATGCTGTGCCACCACCACCAGATCTTTTGGGTATAGCACCTGCAGCAGCACTGGTGGTGCCTTGGGCTCCCTGACGCCCCTTGGGGGTGCCAGCAGCAGACGAGCTTGAGGGAGCGCTCTCTGAataaggaagggaggaggaggtggtctcTTCTCCCCGAGATGTGGTGGCCTGATCATGAAGAACCTGGGTCTCAGACCAGGCCTGGTGACGTTTCTCACGAGCACGGACCTTACTCTTCTGCCCACGGGGCATGATGGCTGTGGTCAGGGACTAAAGGCAGGATTCTGGGCCAGTAGACAGGAGATTGGGGCACCTGGAGGATGGAGAATGAGGTGACATGAGCACCTTAAAACAGGGAGATTCTACCTTGGCTTCATCAAAGGCCACCTCTGCAGGTGTCCTTGAGGACACTGCCCTAGGAACCCACAAGCCTCCTGTTTTCCTGCTCAGCCTGTCCCCACATAATCCCACAGAGGAAGAACAGAGGCCTTAGACATTTCCTCTGCATCCTCTCAGCCCTGCTTTGGATTTACTGTGGTGACAGCAGGTCCCAGCAGTGGGGTCCTCTCAGCTCATCTTTAGTATTACCATGTCAAGTCCTGGTGGAGCCTGGGCACCCTTCTCTCTGCTACTCTGATACAGACACTTTAGACCTCCACATGATCCAGAAGCAAGTGAAAGGATGCCTCAGTCCACCTCCCTCCAAGGGGATACCCAGTGCTGAGAACTCAGTAGGGTTTTTTCCATCCCGAGTTCACTGGGATCATCATTCAAGGTCCTTACCTTGGCTCCTTAAAACACTGGGCACCATTCTCCATTTGCTGACTGGTGGCTACACCTTCAGACTAGACATTTCCCCTCCCCTACACTTGCTATAAAGCAGTGAAGTAGATGCTCAACCTGACAGTCCTTCCCTGAGATTTCCTGGGCTGAAATCCAAGGGTTGGGATAAACGCATTGAGTACTCACTCAGGTTCCTCAACTGGGCTCCTGGCAGAGAAGCTCCACTTTCTCCTGAATTGATGCCTGGGTGATAGTAAAAGCCAATCACTCTGTGTTCCAACAGGAGGAAGTTAAGATGACCTTATCTTACCAACACAGTCTTCTAAGAACAGGTGCTGTTACAGGCAGGTTGATGTCCCTGTGGTCCCACACAGATCCCAATTCAAGGCCTATAgtatttttttgcttctcttttcctctgtctttttaaaattaaatgtatttactaTTGATTGGAGGATGatcactttacagtattgtgtttgtttcagccGCACATCAATAAGAATGAACCATAGGTATAgcttatgtcccctccctcttgaaactccctcgcacctcccaccccatcccactcctctaagctattacagagcactgggtttgagctctCTGTGTCATACGACTAATTCCCAccggttatctatttcatatatggtaatgtgtatgttttcaatgttactctctcagtctgtccctccctctctttcccccactgtgtccacgagtgtgttctctatgtctgcatctccactgctgccctgcaaatagattcatcagtaccatctttctgaaatccatgtatatgtgttaatatacaatattggctttcctctttctgacttaattcactctgcaTAAAAAATTAGGACTAAAATGACCACATCAGCCaacaatcccattactgggcatattCCCTGAGGAAACAGTAACTTAAAAAACACTTGTACTCCAATGTTCgttgcagcactctttacaatagccagtaCACAGAAGCAACCAAGGTCTACATTTGACTTATGACAGTGTGTAAAATTTCTCTGACCAGAGAAAAatttctcagatttctttttgtaaaaaatcTGCTGACCACACCCCTCGGACCAGGGCGGAGTGGTCTGAGGGGTGCTGCTTTCCCCCTTTAGCCCGCAGTGGGAACCGCCATGTATTCCTGAGGTCTCAAAGGGATGATGACAGGGAGGATGTGGTCTGAATGATGTGGTGTGGAACATCCCCACAGCCCCAGAGGTTCTCACCATCCCACAAGGGAACCTGAAACTCTCCCTTCCCAACCTGACGCTCCCCACTTTGAACTGGTCTCTCACTTCCCTGAGATGATCTGGGAAATGTCATGTCAAAACGCCCGATTCTCCCAGTCCTCAAAATAGGACTGGCGCTTTCTGTGACTCCATTTCTTATGGGAGGAACCCCCATCCTGACGCAGTGTCACAGCCATTAATATTGTTGGGGACTAGGTCCCTTTGTTGAACTGGGTTTATTCCATTACAGCAAGGCTCTCACTTCCCCAAAACCACCTCCAGTGGACACCAGGGGGCACCACAATTGGCCAGCTCTACCCGGGGGATCCTAGAGCCCAGTATAGGGGGGCCGCTCAGTGTGGCCCCCTTGGCGGTGTCGAAGTCTGCTCCTCAGCCCTCAGGGCCCTCATCTAGGTCCTAGAGCTCCTCCAGGGGTAGAATCCGGGCCTACCCCCACAGACCAACACCGTAGCCTGAGACACTCTAGACCATATTCAGCCGATAGCTCCGAGAGACTCATAAGAGCCGTATcacaggggtgggatgtggatggGTCACTTTTATTACTAggagggttgggaaagtcccttcAGCTCCATTCAGGTCCTCACCTTGGTTCTGGACGAGTCCTGGACACTAAGTCTCTGCCAAACAGTCACCGCGGCTACTGGTTAATCCGCTGACTTTCAAAGCGGAAGTGGAGGGGGGCTACGTAAGGTCTTACGTGGGGTCCCTCAGGGATAACAGCAGGCACAGCGTGCTACGGGAACCCCAGTAGCTCAATATTCATCCGTCCTTGGGTCTTCCTTGTGCACTGTATCAAAGCCCAGGATGCCGCCTCCTATGAACCCGAGTCTTCCAGCTCCCAAACAAAGCCCTTGCCTTCCCAAGTGCCTAGTGGTGGGAGGCCAGCTCTGCCCTGAGCATCTCTGCTTGtcaggtgggttgccattctgtgaGCCTCCTTCGTTGGGGGAGAGATCCTCTCACTAGCACTGATGGTCTTCACCTTATGTTCAGTTATGTTCAAGACACCCCCATCTGCAGATCTGGGTTCTGATCTGGCTAGAGGAGACTCAGCCCTCCCTAAGATCACACAGGTTGAATGAGCGGACCACTCAGATGTAGCTCCTGTGGGCTTCTCAGGGCTAAGaatttacagaattctgtttGGCTCCGTCTGCAGGGGTCCCTGCTAACACTCAGCATTGCATGTGAGGTCCTCCTTGGATTCAGGTCCCTCGCTCTTGGAAACTGCAGCCGATTGTATTAGACAGAGGTCTCACCTCGCTAAAACTTTCTAGACTGAAATCAACCAGACATCTGTGCCCAAGCTTCCTAGGGACCACAGCATCAGTGATTTTCCAGGGCCTCCTTTTACAGGGTGTGCTACTGTGAGTACACTTTCAGGTCTTCACATTGACATATGACGAATCCTGTAACTCCACTCTGTTTTATGAAGCTTCTTGTCTTACATCAAGGTCCTAGTCTCCTGAGAATTCCAAGTTGGAAGTCAGGATGATCCTCATATGATCCTAGTCCATCGGGGCCTCTGAGAATAGACAGTGGGGATGCAACTTGAGTCCTTCTGATTCCTCTTGCTCAGCATCCTCACTACATCTACCACAGCCTGGGACTGCTCCTTCTACTGAGCTAAGATTCCTCTTCTTAGTCTTTGGGTGACCACTATATCAAGGGGTGATTGTCTCCTTATTCCTCCTTCATGGAGGTTCCCATATCAGCTTCTGTCCCTCGATTAAAGGCTTCCTGGGGAATGCATATTCCTACAAACAGTGAGCAGTCACCCTCTAGCAAATCTTGGAGAAAATGGGTCTCGGTCCCAAAAGTGATGTAAGATTAGGAAAATGCAGCAGAAATTAAGGAACTCAGGATAGATGTTATGATGTCAAAGAGATAGAGGTGATATATTCCTGCTCTTCAGCCAGATTTAGAGTGTGTGCTTAACCGctgtcatgttccactctttgtgaccccatgtactgtagcccggcaggctcctctgtccatgcagattctccaggcaagaatactgaagtgtgttacatgccctccaccagggattgtgcccaacccagagatcgaacccaggtctcctgcattgcaggcgcattcGGTACCATCTGAGTCCCCAGATTTAGGGtagttctaaaatatttactctcggcacctccctgttggtccagtggttatgcgctcccaatgcaggggtcctaggtttgatccctagtcaggtaacttgatcccacatgccacaactaaaaatctcACATCCAACAACTAAGAGTTCTCCTGCCACAACTAAAATCTCAcattccacaactaaagagcctgtatGTGGCAACAAAGATTCcaagtgtcacaactaagacccccagcagtcaaaaaataaatagaaataactatttttaattaaaacaaataaaatgtttactttctaCATAGAAGGATAACGCCAGATAATCTTGTAAGCCCTCGATCACTTGAGGGTGTCTGAATTTCCACATGCAGGTGATCATTTGCTAACTGAGCATTatctccttctctcctttattCACAACTCTTAATTATTTTGGTGTTTGTATTGCCTTGGCTATGTATTCCATCCCATTTTTTTCGTCACAGAGTCCTTTCTGTCACTCAAGATACATGTTGGAGTGCTAGAAGACAGTGAATTTACTGACTCATGAGCACCTCAGGCCAGGACAAGTGGAAGGGTACATGCTGTGGACAAATTCAGACCAGCGCTCTAGTCCCAGCTCTGTCTCTTATCAGTTGTGTGGACTTGGGTCCATCCCCAAACTCGGGGAGCCTCAGGTGAAGTGGCTTTTGTAGGGCTAGTGGCATGTAGCTAAAGCACCTGGCACATGGCCTGGACCACACTGGACTTTACACAATATCTGTTTTTACTATGAGTATGATTAGTTTCATCCTGGAGGATACCACCGACCCTGAGGAATCTtttaaatgcaggagatgtcagagaatCTGTGGCATTCTCGGACATGAAACACCATATCAGTCCAAAATGCTGTTTAGAAAGAATCTTTCATTTCCACTACTAGATCGTATTTTGAGTATGGGGGTacttttttaactgaaagaaattcaaagaCTCTAAATTTGATTCTGAGACTAATTCTGTCTTCCTTCCTGGCTGCTCTTTCATCTGAACAACTCCTAgagacttccttagtggtccaggggttaagactctgcactcccaatgcaggaggcctgggttccactgctgatcagggaactaggtcccacatgccacagcttcGCCGCAACTAACAgttcacaagccacaactaaagatcctatatgccacaactgaaacattcctcatgctgcaactaaagaactcCCAGGCTGCAAGGAAGATCAAGGATCCTGTGTGCCAAAGATAAGAccaagcatagccaaataaataagtaactaaataaaataagcccCCATCTTCATCAATTTCACCATCACCTAAAATAGACTCACCTCACAGACTTTGGTGGAATTATCAATGTAGCCAAAAACACTGAATGGAATGCCCTTTCAGTAAAATGTGCTCTGTTTCCATGAGTCACAGAAAAGAGTGTCAGCCCACTGGCTTCTGAGTTTCCGGGTTCATTCTACTACTTTTATTTCACAGAATCTCCTTGGAGATGATGTGCATGAAACATCTAGGTTGTGCACTGTGTTCACGGGCACTGGGACAGGAGCACAGGGCACAGTCCATCCCCACTCCAGGGGGGATTTCTCTCTGGTCTACTCGTGTTGCTCTTTAGTCActcggtcctgtctgacccttttctaccccatggactgaacagattgctctgtccatgggattctccaggcaaaaatactggactgcgtagccatttcctcttccaggggcagcttcctgacccagggatttaacccatgtctcctgcattggtgggcgggttctttaccactcagccacctaggaagccccataatTCCATAGCAATTATTCGGGGTAGTTTTCCATTCCAGGCTTAAGTCTCTCAACTTTGAGACCCGCCATCTGAGGGTCTGACCCCTATTCAGTGTTTCCACAGCCTCCCTGGTGGGCTAGCCCTGTAGCCTAACTTAAAACTACCTTCCACTGCCAGACTTTTATTGTCCTAAAGTCTCCAAGTGCCTTGCCTCAGTGTATTTACACTAGAC
This genomic window contains:
- the LOC139181259 gene encoding melanoma-associated antigen B4-like — encoded protein: MPRGQKSKVRAREKRHQAWSETQVLHDQATTSRGEETTSSSLPYSESAPSSSSAAGTPKGRQGAQGTTSAAAGAIPKRSGGGGTACSRSGVGARGQVQERENSSQASAAAASSHRDLLTKKAQMLVQHMLYKYKMRELIKRSEMLKAIGRRYMKQFPEILSRASEHMEIVFGLVLKEVRPNSHCYTLVSNLDFSDSESMRGDLGLPKNGLLMPLLSFIYLNGPRISEEHIWKFLNILGIYDGRRHFIFGDTRKLITEDLVQEEYLEYRQVPGSNPPRYEFLWGPKALTETNKNKVMEFLAKVNDTVPDACLAQYEESFRQEVESTGARAAARVGTSASGMAGTSASGMAGTSASGMAATSALGMAGTSASGMAGTSALGMAGTSASGMAGTSALGMAGTSASGMAGTFASGMAGMSAWVTACMSASVWDGPSAAAQAEYLASARPGISAAASAGPSASASAHARAASSHSSRP